A genomic region of Chelmon rostratus isolate fCheRos1 chromosome 8, fCheRos1.pri, whole genome shotgun sequence contains the following coding sequences:
- the kcnj14 gene encoding ATP-sensitive inward rectifier potassium channel 14 has protein sequence MMGAARVKRRFSAVVDGPVEEEEVMRLAQSAADTARAGGSPTGSGTPTSPSPTHALNGKTIPLQSNTNNARRQSAIGESVGGEAGEGGVRAGGMCSGLRSGKGSSVGGRGKGRSSSDQDSLSSPSSTSRRCTRRSSRRPRQRFVGKDGRCNVTFVNMSERGQRYLSDLFTTCVDIRWRWMLVIFTLSFLLSWLLFGFAFWLIASAHGDLSIQLTPGSGSSVGSGEAGSGGESDREALVEEPCFLQVNSFMAAFLFSLETQTSIGYGFRSVTEECPLAVVAVVLQCIVGCIIDAFIIGAVMAKIAKPKKRNETLVFSDTAVVALRDGKLCMMWRVGNLRKSHLVEAHVRAQLLKPRVTEEGEFLPLDNADINVGFDTGTDRIFLVSPVTIVHEINDESPFFEIDKKTLENDSEMEVVVILEGMVEATAMTTQCRSSYLASEILWGHRFEPVLFERRDCYQVDYSFFHRTYEIPNTPSCSAKELAEQKYIQSSRSSFCYENEVALQLVSPDDEPDQDPECPSPPTRRQSLAEHLHYN, from the exons ATGATGGGAGCAGCACGTGTGAAACGCCGCTTCAGTGCTGTGGTGGATGGgccagtggaggaggaggaggtcatgAGGCTGGCACAGAGTGCTGCAGATACAGCTAGGGCAGGGGGGAGCCCAACAGGGTCAGGTACCCCAACCAGCCCCTCCCCGACCCATGCCTTGAATGGCAAAACAATACCTCTCCAGAGTAACACCAACAATGCACGGAGGCAGAGCGCCATTGGAGAGTCAgttggaggagaagcaggagaaggcGGGGTGAGAGCAGGAGGAATGTGCTCAGGGCTAAGGAGTGGAAAAGGCAGTAGTGTAGGAGGAAGAGGTAAAGGCCGGTCATCCTCGGACCAGGATTCACTCTCTTCCCCCTCCAGTACCAGCCGCCGGTGCACCAGGCGCTCAAGCCGCCGGCCCCGACAACGCTTTGTAGGCAAGGACGGACGCTGCAACGTCACCTTTGTCAACATGAGCGAGAGGGGCCAGCGCTACCTCAGCGACCTCTTCACAACCTGTGTGGACATCCGCTGGCGCTGGATGCTGGTCATCTTcaccctctccttccttctctcctggCTGCTCTTTGGGTTTGCCTTCTGGCTCATTGCCTCCGCACATGGGGACCTCTCCATTCAGCTTACCCCCGGCTCAGGCTCCTCTGTGGGATCAGGAGAGGCCGGGTCTGGAGGAGAGTCTGATAGAGAGGCACTGGTGGAGGAGCCGTGCTTCCTCCAGGTGAACAGCTTCATGGCGGCCTTTCTATTCTCCTTGGAGACGCAAACATCCATCGGTTACGGATTCAGAAGCGTGACCGAAGAATGTCCCCTGGCGGTGGTGGCGGTCGTtttgcagtgcattgtgggcTGCATTATTGACGCCTTCATCATCGGGGCAGTCATGGCAAAGATTGCCAAGCCTAAGAAGCGCAACGAGACGTTGGTGTTCTCTGACACAGCTGTGGTGGCGCTGAGGGACGGGAAACTATGCATGATGTGGAGGGTCGGAAACTTACGCAAGAGCCACCTGGTAGAGGCACATGTTCGAGCACAACTCCTGAAG CCAAGGGTGACCGAAGAGGGAGAGTTCCTCCCGCTGGACAATGCAGACATCAATGTGGGTTTCGACACTGGCACCGACCGCATCTTCTTGGTCTCGCCTGTGACAATTGTCCACGAGATCAACGACGAGTCACCCTTCTTCGAAATTGACAAAAAGACCTTGGAGAATGACTCTGAGATGGAGGTGGTGGTCATACTTGAGGGCATGGTGGAGGCCACAGCCATGACCACACAGTGCCGTAGCTCCTATCTGGCTTCTGAAATCCTCTGGGGACATCGATTTGAACCAGTGCTCTTCGAGAGGAGAGACTGCTACCAG GTGGACTACTCATTCTTCCATCGGACATATGAAATCCCAAACACACCTTCATGCAGTGCTAAAGAGCTGGCCGAGCAAAAGTACATTCAAAGCTCACGCTCGTCATTCTGCTATGAGAACGAAGTGGCTCTGCAACTCGTCTCCCCTGATGACGAGCCTGACCAAGACCCTGAGTGTCCCTCCCCACCGACCCGAAGGCAGTCCTTGGCAGAACATCTTCACTATAACTGA